From a region of the Synechococcus sp. PCC 7502 genome:
- a CDS encoding response regulator: protein MSAELSPKNIVVITHDASEHDVFALLWQQGYSVQASGLNNEAMLAFADLVIIADQLLGHYNYQDIQNFYEILNSKYADTPVISLEGYGQLSGTQISLFLGDVSDRLQYSTKIKQLKQQNLDLINQLQKNKDTSELALTTQSEFLTRISHEFRTPLNAILGFSQLMSWDQLLTTEQRGYTEIIYQSGKQLLSLINDILEMSKIHSHRLEIDKKVFVVREMINDLKHIFNPKTEKKNLELILNIAEEVPVCIQSDETKLRQILVNILNTAVQSTQAGSITVNIFIAGNPLSKVLTLVFEIKDTGLGIHHLEVERIFEPFVQSGIKFEDGTGLGLSISKHFASLLGGELQVKSELGEGTTFTLSIPVEFPISLNTFSSDRPLQLGNQLGDQTTVSSLKILLAEDSLVDQKVLVRILNKMGYAVDVARDGLEVLAALEHKCYDIIFMDVQMPNMDGIEATKEILQRFNNAPVIIALTAGALPENRNRCIEAGMNEFMTKPIRPKQLKIVLDHWEHQLSSGNFYGLVN from the coding sequence ATGAGTGCAGAATTGAGTCCTAAAAATATTGTAGTTATCACTCATGATGCCTCTGAGCATGATGTTTTTGCCCTGCTATGGCAACAAGGTTACTCAGTTCAAGCCAGTGGCTTAAATAATGAAGCGATGCTGGCATTTGCCGATTTAGTAATCATAGCTGATCAACTTTTAGGGCATTATAATTACCAAGATATTCAAAATTTTTACGAAATCCTTAATAGTAAATATGCAGATACTCCCGTAATTTCCTTAGAAGGTTATGGACAGTTATCAGGAACCCAAATATCTTTATTTCTCGGGGATGTTAGCGATCGCCTGCAATATAGCACCAAGATTAAGCAGCTTAAACAACAAAACTTAGACCTGATCAATCAACTGCAAAAAAATAAAGATACATCCGAGTTGGCATTAACAACCCAAAGTGAATTTTTAACACGCATTAGCCATGAATTTCGCACTCCCTTAAATGCCATTTTGGGATTTTCTCAACTCATGAGTTGGGATCAACTTTTAACTACTGAGCAACGCGGCTATACCGAAATCATTTATCAAAGCGGTAAACAACTTTTATCCTTAATTAATGACATCCTCGAAATGTCTAAAATCCATTCCCATCGCCTTGAAATAGATAAAAAAGTATTTGTGGTGCGGGAAATGATTAACGATCTAAAGCATATTTTTAATCCCAAAACCGAGAAAAAAAACCTAGAACTCATCCTTAATATTGCCGAAGAAGTACCAGTCTGCATCCAGTCCGATGAAACCAAGCTTAGACAAATACTCGTAAATATCCTGAATACTGCGGTGCAATCTACCCAAGCAGGAAGCATTACCGTAAATATATTTATAGCTGGGAATCCCTTGAGTAAAGTCTTAACCCTAGTCTTTGAAATTAAAGATACTGGGTTAGGCATTCATCATCTTGAAGTTGAGAGGATTTTTGAGCCTTTTGTCCAAAGTGGGATTAAGTTTGAAGATGGAACTGGCTTAGGACTTTCTATTAGTAAGCACTTTGCTTCATTGTTAGGTGGAGAGCTACAAGTTAAAAGCGAACTAGGGGAGGGAACCACATTTACCCTAAGTATTCCAGTGGAATTTCCCATTAGCTTAAATACATTTAGTAGCGATCGCCCATTGCAATTAGGGAATCAATTAGGTGATCAAACCACCGTATCCAGTTTAAAAATCCTGTTAGCTGAGGATAGTCTTGTTGATCAAAAAGTTTTAGTCAGAATCCTGAATAAAATGGGTTACGCCGTAGATGTGGCTAGGGATGGACTAGAGGTATTAGCAGCCCTAGAGCATAAGTGCTATGACATTATTTTTATGGATGTACAAATGCCCAACATGGACGGTATTGAGGCAACTAAGGAAATTTTACAAAGATTTAATAACGCTCCTGTTATTATTGCCCTGACGGCTGGAGCATTACCCGAAAATCGCAATCGCTGTATTGAAGCTGGGATGAATGAGTTTATGACTAAGCCCATCCGACCCAAGCAGCTAAAAATCGTCTTAGATCACTGGGAACACCAACTTTCCAGCGGCAATTTCTATGGATTAGTTAATTAG
- a CDS encoding DUF6671 family protein — MVSSNSPLNSIEFQDRLAVIATMHRKEIVIAPILETSLGLRIIVPQDFSQDFNSDLFGTFTRDIDRTNSQVQTAKLKAEKAMELLDVDLAIASEGSFFPHPFLGIPFNREIVLIRDRNYDFTVYGEFLSTDTNFNHQEVSSYQEAYEFALRAGFPNHGIVIMPDAHTSAKEAIYKGIISEEMLKKSVNELLKRSPQIHIETDMRALYNPTRMNNIAKATQVLVRKLQQLCPNCNFVNFDVAESIPGLPCELCGLPTQVTRSHIYGCDRCNFKQEILFPDGNQTSDPMYCSYCNP, encoded by the coding sequence CTTAAATTCGATCGAGTTTCAGGATCGTCTTGCCGTAATTGCGACTATGCATCGGAAGGAGATCGTGATCGCGCCAATTTTAGAAACATCATTGGGATTGCGAATCATAGTTCCCCAAGATTTTAGTCAAGATTTTAATAGCGACCTATTTGGTACATTTACCCGTGATATTGATCGCACTAATAGTCAAGTCCAAACAGCCAAACTTAAGGCAGAAAAAGCTATGGAGTTGTTGGATGTGGATTTGGCGATCGCCAGTGAAGGTAGTTTCTTTCCCCATCCCTTCTTAGGTATTCCCTTTAATCGTGAAATCGTCTTAATCAGAGATCGTAATTATGACTTCACAGTATATGGAGAATTCCTATCTACAGATACCAATTTCAATCATCAAGAGGTCTCTAGCTATCAGGAAGCCTATGAGTTCGCCCTACGGGCAGGATTTCCGAATCATGGAATTGTGATCATGCCTGATGCTCATACCTCTGCCAAGGAAGCAATTTATAAGGGCATAATCTCTGAAGAAATGCTCAAGAAATCCGTCAATGAACTATTAAAGCGATCGCCCCAAATCCATATTGAAACTGATATGCGCGCACTCTACAATCCCACAAGGATGAATAATATTGCAAAAGCCACCCAAGTCCTAGTTCGCAAACTTCAACAACTTTGTCCTAATTGTAATTTTGTGAATTTCGACGTAGCTGAGAGTATTCCAGGTTTACCCTGTGAACTATGTGGACTTCCCACTCAAGTTACTCGTTCTCATATATATGGCTGTGATCGCTGCAATTTTAAACAGGAAATACTATTCCCCGATGGAAATCAAACTAGTGATCCTATGTACTGCTCTTACTGTAATCCTTAA